The nucleotide sequence CTGAAATGGAGCAAGAAGGCTTAATTACGCGCGAAAAAGACGCCGTGCAGCTAACCAAGCAGGGACTGCGCCTAGGCAAAGAATGGAAAAGCCTGTTGCTCAAAAAAGAACCCATCCTCGAAGTAGTCGCGGGCTTAGTGGATGGCTCCATAACAGGGCTTGTTGTTATTCTCTCATCTTTCATCTCGCTGCTAACTGGCAGCGGCGCCCTATCCTCCCCAAGCACCGTAGTGTTCGCAGCTTTTCTCACCCTAACCGCCGTAGCCATAACCAACTTCTCTAGCTTCTTCCTAGGAGGCGTAACAGAAGACCTCGCCGACATCCTGACCCTGCGAAACCTCATGAACTTTAGCTTAAGCGACATCCCAGACAAAATCGAACGCAAAAAATCCCTCATACTAGTCAAAAACCTCTTCCTCGCCCTAGACAAAGAAATCCGCAACGCAAACCTTTACGCCGCCGTAATCGTAGCCACCACCACCTTCGTAGCAGGAAGCATACCCATCGCCGCTTTCCTACTGCTACCCTACCCCATCAACGCTGTCGTATCGCTCTCTGTTGTCGCCGCCATCTCAGGCATATTCCTAGTGCGGTACCGCTCCAAGAAAACGCGGGTACACTGGAAAGTAACGCTGCTCGAAACCCTCGCTATAGTAGGCATAGCAACCCTAGCATCTGTAATTCTAGGGCTTGTCTAAGCCCCATTTTTTGTTGCTATATAGCTGGCTGGTTTGGTTTTTCTTTTCAAAAGTGCCCCTGCCAAAACCGTAGCCGCCAAAATCAGCGGCAAAACACTCCACAGCGCAAACTCAGGCACCACCAAAGCCTCCAACCGTGGGTAATAATCCGCGTTGTTTTCATCTATCCCGTAGGGCGTATCTGCGATTCCCGAACCCGCAATTTCTGAGGCTTCAGGATACCTTGCGGCGTAGTCGCTCCAATAATTACCCACTTCGCCGTTATCCCACAACACCTCATCCGTAGTTCCCGCCATAACCACTACCTGCTGTTGATTATCCACAAAGTTATTGCTGAAAACCACGTTTCCTTTGCCTACATTATCTGCCGTGACGTTGTTTAGTTGGATGCCGATGTTGTTGTCTGTTATGCTGTTGTCGTGGATTGAGGCGTTGCTGCAGTTTTCCCCAAAGGTTATGGCGGCTTTACCGTTTTGAGTTATGTTGTTGCCGTAGACGTAGAATGGTCCCCACCAGCGAAGGAATATCCCGCCGTTCTCATGGGTGTTTGTTGGGTCGGTTATGCTCCTGCCCGAGATAAAGTTTCCAGCTATGGTTATGTTGGCGCAGGAATCTGCAATTATCGCACCTGCACCGTTTCCCGCTATAGTGTTGTTGGTTATGGTGGTGTTTGAGGAGGAAACGTAAATGCCAAAGCCTTTGTTGTCGCTGATGTTGTTATTGCAGAAGACGTTGAAAGAAGGTTTTGCCATCTCTGCTATGTCTTTGTTGTTGCCGCGGGCTAAAATCCCCTCTAAGTTGCCCACGATGTTGTTGCCTATTATGTTGCACCTTGAAGGCACATGATTAGAACTGTCTTCTATGAGTATGCCCACGTTGCTGGGGTCGCCTAAAATAGTGAAGCCTAAAACCGTCACGTTATCCGCAGTGATTTGGATTACGCTTTGGGGGTATCGGTACCAGCTCTTTTTTATGATGGTTGTTTGGGGGTCTTCGCCTATGAGCGAGATTTGTTTGTCAATGACTATTCCGCTATGTCCCTGTGCATAGTACGTGTCTCTTCTAACAAAGATGGTGTCGCCGTCGCTGGCGTTGTCGATGGCTTCTTGGATAGTGTAGTAATCGTCTGGAACAACAATGGCTCCAGTTGGCGGATTTGCTGGGCGCGGCGTTGGCGTAGGGGCTGGAACCTCAACGGTCTGCAGCTTGAACGCGTAGACTGCTCCACTTTTCAGGTAAGTGCTGCTGTAATGAGTCACTTCATCTGCGGCAATGTAGACTACATCATCAACGACCACCACGGGATTGTTGACAACGTTTTCGATTGTATAGTTCCAGATTTTATTTCCAGACACGGCATCAAGGGCGTAAACGTTGTGCTCAAGCCATTTGTTGAATGTCAATGGACCTCCAGAGCCAACGAAAATGCTTCCGTTAGAGTACGTCAATGCTGTAGCTACTGAGCCGTCTTCTGCTCCTGGCGCGTAGCTGTAGTCTCGGGTTGGGTTGGTAAACTTCCAGATTTGCGCTCCATCCAACGCGCTTAGGCAATGCACGCCGCTATAATCCGCAAAATACACGCGGTCATTGACTAGTAACGGCTCCGAAGCACCGCCAAAAACATCCAACTCCCCAACCTCAGGTTGCGCCTTATAACTCCATAGCGTGTTCCCGTTCAAGGCATCAAAAGCGTAGGCTTCCCCATTTTCTGCCGTTACATACAATACGTCATTAGCGTAAACAGGTCGCCCCAACCCGTAAATGCTCAACTTGTCCCACAGTTTTGCTCCGCTTTTTGCTTCAAGGGCAATAATCTCTTTTGCGTCTTCGTCTCCCGCCGCGTTTTGGCTTTGATGACCTAAACAGAGGCAATTCTTTGCCATGACCTGCCATTCAAAAACTCCTGCCACGGTGTAATTCCACAGTTTTTCCCCGCCAGAAGCATTTACCGCGTAAACAGAGCATCTGCGTGAGTTGTCTGTGCTATTGTATAGATTGCTCAGGGCGTATATGGTCTCGCCGCTTTTTATTATGCCGTTGATTTTTGCGTCTATTTCGGTGTACTCCCAGATTTGTGTGCCTGTTGAAGCGTTAAGTGCCTGAATAATGCCTGCGCTCGCGGTTCTAGCGATAACGCTGTTTTCGTCGCGGTAAACATCAACCTGCCTGTTTGCGGTGCTTCCAACGTAGATGACTCCACCGTCAAGTACGCAGTAGCTGCTCCATCCTGAATAGGTTATGTTCCAGAGTTGTTCTCCCGTTGACGCGTTAAGTGCATGAAAAATCGAAGGGTCAAGAACGTTACTGCCGCGTGAACTTGCAAATACGGTTTCTTGAGTGATAACTGGGTTGTACCCGTTGAGCTCCCAAACTTGCTCTCCAGTTTTGGCGTCAAGGCAAAAGATGTTGTCTGTTGGCGCGCTTGTCCAGCTTGAGGTGCCGTAGACTAAACCGTTGTGCACCGTTAAATCTGAAACGATGGGGGCGGCTGTGGGGTAGCGCCAAAGCTGTAGTGCTTGTGTTCCCATAATCGTTGTTGATGAGTCGTTTTGGGCAGCATTTGATACTGCGGGACTAAAAGATAGAAAACTCAAACACAGAAGAGAAACCAGAAATGCAACCTGTGCTGGTTTTGCCATGCCAACTCACCTGTGACAGTTGCTTTTTAGCAGATAAAAGCGTGTTTGTACAGATTTCTTGACGCAAGAACTCTACGGCATGCCCTTGAGTTTTAACTCAAAAAAGTGTTCCTTGCTGTTGCGTAGTGCAAATACCCGTACTTGTTCGCCGACTTTTCTTTTGCGAATCTCCTCTGCCAAGTCTTCTACGCCGTGAGTTTCCCTGTTGTCTACTTCCAAGATTATGTCGCCTTGCGTGATGCCTGCGTAGCCTGCTGGGCTTCTTGCTGCAACTTTGCTGACAAGTACCCCGTGTCCAACGGGAAATCCATAGTATCGTGCAATCTCGGGTGTTAACGTCAAGCCGACTATGCCTAGCCATGGTCGTTTGCCTGTTTCTTGGGTTAAAATATCAGTGGTGCAGGTTTTTGCCGCGTTGATGGGGACTGCAAATCCGATGCCTTGCGCGTAGGGTATGATGGCAGTGTTTATGGCTACGATTTTGCCTTCGAGGTCTATTAGGGGGCCTCCGCTATTGCCTGGGTTGATGGCGGCGTCGGTTTGGACGAGGTTTTCTATGAGTCCGCGTTTGGATTGGATGGTGCGGTTTAATGCGCTGATGACTCCTGAGGTGACCGTTGGGCTGCCTGTTAAGCCAAAGGGGTTTCCTATGGCGAAGACTCTTTGTCCGACACGTAGCTTGTCTGAGTCGCCTAGTTTTGTTGGGGGCAGGTTTTTGTCTTTGACTTGTATGACGGCTATGTCGCGGGCTACGCATGAGCCTACTATGGTGCCTTGGGCGACTTGGTTGTTGTAGAATGTAACGTTGATTTTGTCTGCGCCGCCCACCACATGGTTGTTGGTGAGGATTAAGCCTTCTTTGTCGTCGTATATGGTGCCTGAACCCATGCCGCTTGCTGGAGTTGCTGTTTGATAGAACAGGTTCTGAGCGCGCCTGACAGTGCTTATGTTAACAACGCCCTTAGTCGCCTTCTCTATACCATCCAGAACCTCTTTTTCATCATGCGCAGACACAGCTCTCGCCTAGTAGCACAGTTCGTTTAAAGATTTAATAAACCTTCAACAGCCACCCTACTGCTGATGCGTAGCTTCAAAACCCTGCAGGCTACGGCTTCCCTCTTTTGCAGTACCTCGTAGGAGTAGCACTGTTTACCAATATGGTAATCATCTGGGAAAATCTATAAGAATATGCCAAATGTCATTTTGCTTCTGACGTGTGCTTGACGGGGGCATCCTCCTTTAAAATCGTCTCACGCCGATTTATTTCCTCTTCCCGTCAAGACTTCGTCACTTAAAATGAGTGGGTGACTATGAAAGCCCAAGAACATCTGATAATATTTCCTGGTAAAGTAGATAGTGAACGTGAAAATTCAATTGCGGATACATTGAATGTTTTAGACCGTCAATGTAAAGCCTGTAAGCCTGTTTCTCCTCTTGAATGCATGACGCGATGTAAAGTTTGGAAACTGCGCAACGAACTTAGGCACCTTTGTGAAACCATGGAAAACCCCAACTTCCTAAAAGACCTCCTCAACGTTCTCAAAAACGACACTCGCATAGCCATTTTGCAAGCCACCGCCAAATCGCGCTACTCTGCAGGTAAACTTCAAACCGAACTTCGCAAAGAAGGCTACATCCACAGCCAAGATACCCTAATCAACGAGTACCTAAAACCCCTGATGGATGTAGGGTTGGTAACAGAAGCACAAGACCAGTTCTACGCAACAATATTTGGCGGCAGATTCGCCAAGCTCATTAAAAACATCCCCGACTTTGGCTCTGTTTTGCCTGCACGTAGCGAATGCTACGAAGAAACCCTGCTCGTTGTCCTGCTCGATGGACCCAAAACTTTTGAAGAAATTGACGGCTTAGTTCCCTCTAACATTGTCTCTCGAATTCTTAAGCGCCTAAAAACCAGCGAACTCATAGCCACCTCCCAAGACCGCGACTACATCTTCTTTTTCCGTTCCAAACGTGACCCCGCAAAAGAAACCCTGCGTCCCACTGAAAACAAAGTATACTGGAACATACCCGAGCAGGG is from Candidatus Bathyarchaeota archaeon and encodes:
- a CDS encoding PQQ-binding-like beta-propeller repeat protein, whose amino-acid sequence is MAKPAQVAFLVSLLCLSFLSFSPAVSNAAQNDSSTTIMGTQALQLWRYPTAAPIVSDLTVHNGLVYGTSSWTSAPTDNIFCLDAKTGEQVWELNGYNPVITQETVFASSRGSNVLDPSIFHALNASTGEQLWNITYSGWSSYCVLDGGVIYVGSTANRQVDVYRDENSVIARTASAGIIQALNASTGTQIWEYTEIDAKINGIIKSGETIYALSNLYNSTDNSRRCSVYAVNASGGEKLWNYTVAGVFEWQVMAKNCLCLGHQSQNAAGDEDAKEIIALEAKSGAKLWDKLSIYGLGRPVYANDVLYVTAENGEAYAFDALNGNTLWSYKAQPEVGELDVFGGASEPLLVNDRVYFADYSGVHCLSALDGAQIWKFTNPTRDYSYAPGAEDGSVATALTYSNGSIFVGSGGPLTFNKWLEHNVYALDAVSGNKIWNYTIENVVNNPVVVVDDVVYIAADEVTHYSSTYLKSGAVYAFKLQTVEVPAPTPTPRPANPPTGAIVVPDDYYTIQEAIDNASDGDTIFVRRDTYYAQGHSGIVIDKQISLIGEDPQTTIIKKSWYRYPQSVIQITADNVTVLGFTILGDPSNVGILIEDSSNHVPSRCNIIGNNIVGNLEGILARGNNKDIAEMAKPSFNVFCNNNISDNKGFGIYVSSSNTTITNNTIAGNGAGAIIADSCANITIAGNFISGRSITDPTNTHENGGIFLRWWGPFYVYGNNITQNGKAAITFGENCSNASIHDNSITDNNIGIQLNNVTADNVGKGNVVFSNNFVDNQQQVVVMAGTTDEVLWDNGEVGNYWSDYAARYPEASEIAGSGIADTPYGIDENNADYYPRLEALVVPEFALWSVLPLILAATVLAGALLKRKTKPASYIATKNGA
- a CDS encoding trypsin-like peptidase domain-containing protein: MSAHDEKEVLDGIEKATKGVVNISTVRRAQNLFYQTATPASGMGSGTIYDDKEGLILTNNHVVGGADKINVTFYNNQVAQGTIVGSCVARDIAVIQVKDKNLPPTKLGDSDKLRVGQRVFAIGNPFGLTGSPTVTSGVISALNRTIQSKRGLIENLVQTDAAINPGNSGGPLIDLEGKIVAINTAIIPYAQGIGFAVPINAAKTCTTDILTQETGKRPWLGIVGLTLTPEIARYYGFPVGHGVLVSKVAARSPAGYAGITQGDIILEVDNRETHGVEDLAEEIRKRKVGEQVRVFALRNSKEHFFELKLKGMP